The genomic stretch CTCGGTCATCAGCTCCCCGACGGCGGCGAGGAACACCGGCGGCGCACCGAACTCGCTCGGGCCGGGATTGAAGAACGGCGTCATCAACGTGTGCTGGTAGAACTCGCCGCGGAAGTCGAGCTTGGTCCCGTTCTGCCAGCAGTCCCAGATCGCCTGCAACGCGGCGATGAACTCACGCATCCGGGCCGCCGGGTGCGACCACGGCATCGAGAACCGTTTCTCGATGTGGGCCTGGACTTGGGAGCCCAGCCCGAGTCGGAACCGGCCCGCGGAATAGCCCTGCAGATCCCAGCCGGCGTTGGCCAGCGTCATCGGCGTCCGCGCGAAGGCCACCGCGATCGAGGTGCCGAGCTCGATGCGCTCGGTGTGCTCGGCCGCCAGCGCCAGCGGCAGGAACGGCTCGCGGTCGATCTCGCCGAGCCACAGCCCGTGGTAGCCCGCGGCCTCCGCGCTCTGCGCGGTCGCCGCAGCGGCCGCGAGCGGAATCTTGACCTCGATCTTGTCGAGTTTCATACGCACCGCCGCGGCCTGATCGAGGACTGCGAACGCAGCGGACGCGATCTCATTCGGCGTAGAGCGTATCGATCAGGTCCGCGTACTTGGCCGTGACGACCCGGCGGCGCACCTTCATCGAGCTCGCACAGCTGATCGGGCGTCACCTCAACGCACCAGTTCCTCGTCCTTCATCCGGTCGGAGAACGCCTCGACCCAGGTCCACCCGGTGACCACCTCACGGTCGTCCCCACGGCGCCGGGTCATCCCGCCCTGGGCGCGGTAGCCGCCCCACCGCGCCTTGTTGAACCCGCCCAGTTGCTGGTTCGGATCACCGGTGAAGTCCCACACCCCGCCCGGTCCCAGGTCGTAGCTCGCGCCGGTGACGTAGCCGTCGGCATCGACGTCGAATTCCGCCCCGACCCGGGCCGCCTCGGCGATCGGCGTGCTGCCCTCGACCACGATGCCGGCGCCCCAGCGCCCACGGCCCTTGGTGATGTTGCCGAACTCGATCGTCCCGTCGGCGTACTTGTTCGCGAAGATGTTCCAGACCACCTGCACGTCGGTGTAGTACGGGTATTCCTTCCATTCGCTGCCGTGGCGGAAGTACACCTGGTCGAAGAAGATCGGGCCCTCGACCGCCTCGCCCAGGATCGTCCCGGTGAGCCAGTAGGGCTGGCTGGCGTATGCCAGCGGGTCCTCGCGCATCTGGGTCAGGAACTGCGCACCGAGGGTGGGTCGCGAGCCGCGCAGCGAGATCAGCTCACCCTCGTCCCACTGCAGTTCGTCGTCGGTGATCCGCAGGTCGATGGTTTCCTCTCCCGGGCCGGTGAGCATGCCCTTGGCGACCCAACGCCGGCTGTCCGGCTCGATCGTGCGGACCATCTCGCCCTTGGCGCTGCGGTGCGAGCCCGGGTGCAGCTCCATCCGCCCGCCGCCGTTGTGCAAGATGTAGCAGCCGCCGGTCATCGGGCCGATGAACTTGCGTTCCAGGACGTAGATGGCCCCGGACTCGCCCCGGAACCCGCCGTAGAGGTACTGCGATTGCAGGGACAGCCCGGCGATGGACGTCTCGGGCATCAGCGAGGCGAACCGCGGGGTGTAGGTGCCGACCACCGGCGCGAAGCCGAAGTCGCCGAATTGGGTCTCTGCTGTCATGACACGTCCTCGTTGATTGGTGGCTCGCCGGACCAGTACGGCGCACGCAGGGCGCGCTTGTCGACCTTGCCCATCTCGTTGCGGGGAAGTTCGGGGATCGTGCGGTAGGACCGCGGGCACTTGTAGCCGGCCAGTTCGGTCCGGCAGAAGCGGTCCAGCGCCACGTCGTCGACGCGGTCGGCCGCGGGCACGACCAACGCCAACAACCGTTCGCCGAGGTCGGGGTCCGGGACGCCGATCACGGCGACCTCGGCGACGTCGGGATGGCGGATGAGCAGTTGCTCGCACTCGGCCGGGTAGAGGTTCACCCCGCCGCAGACCACCATGTCGGCCAGCCGGTCGGTGATGAACACGAACCCGTCGACGTCGACGTGGCCGACGTCGCCGAGGGTCGCCACGCCCGGCGCGAGGTACGCGTTCGCGCTCTTGGCGTGGTCGCCGAGGAAGCGCACGGCGCGGCCCGGCGGCAGCGTGACGCCCAGCAGGCCGGTGGTGCCGCGGGGTTGCGCCCGGCCGGCCTCGTCGTAGGACTCGATGATCAGCGGGGGTACCGCCCGGCCGACCGAGCCGGG from Sporichthyaceae bacterium encodes the following:
- a CDS encoding LLM class flavin-dependent oxidoreductase, which gives rise to MKLDKIEVKIPLAAAAATAQSAEAAGYHGLWLGEIDREPFLPLALAAEHTERIELGTSIAVAFARTPMTLANAGWDLQGYSAGRFRLGLGSQVQAHIEKRFSMPWSHPAARMREFIAALQAIWDCWQNGTKLDFRGEFYQHTLMTPFFNPGPSEFGAPPVFLAAVGELMTE